One window of the Granulicella arctica genome contains the following:
- the nrdR gene encoding transcriptional regulator NrdR, whose amino-acid sequence MKCPYCGFAEDRVVDSRESKEADSIRRRRECERCNKRFTTYERIDEIPYMVVKKDGRREKFDRHKVLDGLMHACLKRPVGSLLLEQIVDETEAFVVDSSERERSTSEVGELIMTRLKAIDTVAYIRFASVYRDFKDVSEFKAELEELLSSRKIGDGKDSRARAKD is encoded by the coding sequence ATGAAGTGTCCTTACTGTGGGTTTGCGGAAGATCGCGTTGTGGATTCGCGCGAGAGTAAAGAGGCGGATTCGATTCGCCGGCGGCGGGAGTGTGAGCGCTGCAACAAGCGCTTCACGACCTATGAACGCATTGACGAGATACCCTACATGGTAGTGAAGAAGGATGGGCGACGGGAGAAGTTCGACCGGCACAAGGTGCTGGACGGGCTGATGCACGCGTGCCTGAAGCGGCCGGTCGGGTCCCTACTGCTGGAGCAGATCGTGGACGAGACAGAGGCGTTCGTGGTGGATTCTTCGGAGCGGGAGCGGTCGACGAGCGAGGTTGGCGAGCTGATCATGACGCGGTTGAAGGCGATCGATACGGTGGCGTATATCCGGTTCGCGAGCGTGTATCGAGACTTCAAGGATGTGAGCGAGTTCAAGGCTGAGCTGGAAGAATTGCTCAGCAGCAGGAAGATTGGCGACGGGAAAGATTCCCGGGCGCGGGCGAAGGACTAA
- a CDS encoding purine-nucleoside phosphorylase has product MTDIFSNATAAVSYIQTQISLAPTLGIILGSGLGGFADHVDNAVAIPYADIPHFPQSTVKGHSGQLVIGTIAGVAVAVMQGRVHAYEGYLMDEVTFPMRVLGLLGVRSAIITNAAGGIRASLKPGELVAIADHINLTGTNAALGPNEPRFGLAEGSGQRFFDMSTAYALGFRRMAIDEAIRQGFTLTEGVYLAVLGPSFETPAEIRAFRTLGADMVGMSTVHEVIVARHMGIEVLGLSLVTNMAAGIVDEQIDHEEVMEIGRSVEKRFTSLLTALVPQIVSESAT; this is encoded by the coding sequence ATGACCGATATCTTCAGCAATGCGACCGCAGCAGTCTCCTACATACAGACGCAAATTTCGCTCGCTCCGACGTTAGGCATCATCCTCGGCTCCGGCCTTGGCGGCTTCGCAGATCATGTCGACAATGCTGTAGCGATTCCATACGCCGACATTCCGCACTTCCCGCAGTCGACCGTAAAAGGACACTCCGGGCAGCTAGTAATTGGGACCATCGCAGGTGTTGCTGTCGCCGTCATGCAGGGCCGTGTTCACGCGTATGAAGGCTACCTGATGGATGAGGTCACCTTCCCGATGCGTGTGCTTGGACTCCTTGGCGTGCGCTCGGCCATCATCACCAACGCTGCCGGAGGCATACGCGCCTCGCTCAAGCCGGGCGAACTAGTCGCCATCGCAGACCACATCAATCTCACCGGAACGAACGCCGCGCTTGGACCCAACGAACCGCGCTTCGGCCTCGCAGAAGGTTCAGGCCAACGCTTCTTCGACATGAGCACGGCCTACGCCTTAGGCTTCCGCCGCATGGCCATCGATGAAGCCATACGCCAGGGCTTCACCCTCACCGAGGGCGTCTACCTCGCTGTCCTCGGCCCCAGCTTTGAAACGCCCGCCGAGATACGTGCCTTCCGCACCCTCGGAGCAGACATGGTTGGCATGTCGACCGTTCACGAGGTCATCGTCGCCCGCCACATGGGAATCGAGGTGCTTGGGCTGTCACTCGTCACCAACATGGCTGCAGGGATCGTGGATGAGCAGATCGATCACGAAGAGGTGATGGAGATTGGTCGAAGCGTCGAGAAGCGGTTCACCAGCCTGCTCACGGCGCTCGTTCCACAAATTGTTTCCGAGAGCGCGACCTAA
- the pncB gene encoding nicotinate phosphoribosyltransferase yields the protein MQVNFAERADNHNWKLDPIVRSLLDTDFYKLLMLQFIWKNFSDVHVTSEIVNRTTTVELADQVSTTLLIEQMEHVRSLRFGRSELVWLAGNTFYGTRSIFQPDFLDWLEHGFKLSDYEVTEHDGKLSIRFSGLWREVTMWEVYALSLVNEMRTRSALSQLTELELDVLYARAKTKLWDKIERLRTVPGVRVSDFGTRRRHSFLWQEYAVKAMRVSLGASFSGTSNTFLAYKHDLEAIGTNAHELPMALAALANTEAELRQAQYRVLDLWQQSYGGSLLILLPDTFGTTQFLAGAPEWVADWTGQRIDSKDPILAGDEYIAWLEARGRDPRKKLLIASDGLDVEEILRLHTYFNGRIRFSSGWGTLLTNDFRDCHPRGETVLDPISLVCKLMTVNGRSAVKLSDNPRKATGPTEEIARYRQVFGSETAERVVVV from the coding sequence GTGCAGGTCAACTTCGCAGAGCGAGCCGACAATCACAACTGGAAGCTCGACCCCATCGTGCGCTCCCTCCTCGACACCGACTTCTACAAGCTACTCATGCTCCAGTTCATCTGGAAGAACTTCTCAGACGTCCACGTGACCTCCGAGATCGTCAACCGCACCACCACCGTCGAACTCGCCGATCAGGTCTCCACAACTCTTCTCATCGAGCAGATGGAGCACGTCCGCAGCCTAAGGTTCGGCCGCTCCGAACTCGTCTGGCTCGCCGGAAACACCTTCTACGGAACCCGCAGCATCTTCCAGCCCGACTTCCTCGACTGGCTCGAACACGGATTCAAGCTCTCCGACTACGAGGTCACCGAGCACGACGGCAAGCTCTCCATCCGCTTCTCCGGCCTCTGGCGCGAAGTCACCATGTGGGAGGTCTACGCCCTTTCGCTCGTCAACGAGATGCGCACCCGCAGCGCTCTTTCCCAGCTCACCGAACTCGAACTCGACGTCCTCTACGCCCGAGCCAAGACCAAGCTCTGGGACAAGATCGAGCGCCTCCGCACCGTCCCCGGAGTCCGCGTCTCCGACTTCGGAACCCGCCGCAGACACAGCTTTCTCTGGCAGGAGTACGCCGTCAAAGCCATGCGCGTCAGCCTGGGCGCCAGCTTCAGCGGAACCTCCAACACCTTCCTTGCCTACAAGCACGACCTCGAAGCCATCGGGACCAACGCCCACGAACTCCCCATGGCCCTCGCCGCCCTCGCCAACACCGAGGCCGAACTCCGCCAGGCTCAGTACCGCGTCCTCGATCTCTGGCAGCAGAGCTACGGAGGCTCGCTCCTCATCCTCCTCCCCGACACCTTCGGCACGACCCAGTTCCTCGCCGGGGCACCTGAGTGGGTCGCCGATTGGACGGGTCAGCGCATCGACAGCAAAGACCCGATCCTCGCCGGAGACGAGTACATCGCCTGGCTCGAAGCCCGCGGCCGCGACCCCAGAAAGAAGCTCCTCATCGCCTCCGACGGCCTCGACGTCGAAGAGATCCTCCGTCTCCACACCTACTTCAACGGCCGCATCCGCTTCAGTTCAGGCTGGGGAACGCTGCTCACAAATGACTTCCGCGACTGCCATCCGCGCGGCGAAACCGTGCTCGACCCAATCAGCCTCGTCTGCAAGCTAATGACCGTCAACGGACGATCTGCCGTCAAGCTGTCCGACAATCCCCGCAAAGCGACCGGCCCAACCGAAGAGATCGCCCGCTACAGACAAGTCTTCGGTAGCGAGACCGCCGAGCGCGTCGTTGTCGTCTGA
- a CDS encoding HAD-IIB family hydrolase, translated as MREWKQGDLPMVRMIALDMDGTLLGLDARVSPRNLAAIEAAEAAGIRVVIATGRRHCYAMRQLRGLGLGEESVLVSSNGTVTRYLGHGARLLNRSFLSTEISLWLCEYVAEFRDALVITFDRVGADGEDSFGSLVVENLENLTSNVDRWVAANAPYIECVVPIERALLARDGQEAPNPPIQMMLCGTVERMRRAEAHLLEHPQVTAAGVAASEARPGATIALSRTEYPARDLSIVDILPAGCSKGVALLRLAEGWGIQPEELMAIGDNWNDVSMLEIAGRAVLMKNAPEDLKVVALERGWAIGGHHDADGVAEAIEAVLSEQEVVLA; from the coding sequence ATGCGAGAATGGAAGCAGGGAGACTTACCGATGGTGCGGATGATTGCCCTGGATATGGATGGGACACTTCTTGGGCTGGATGCGCGGGTGAGCCCTCGAAATCTTGCTGCGATTGAAGCGGCTGAGGCGGCTGGAATCCGGGTGGTGATTGCTACGGGACGTCGGCATTGCTACGCGATGCGGCAGTTGCGGGGGCTTGGGCTGGGCGAGGAGAGCGTGCTGGTGAGCTCGAACGGTACCGTGACGCGGTACCTTGGGCACGGAGCGCGGCTGCTGAACCGAAGTTTCCTCTCGACGGAGATCTCGCTGTGGCTTTGTGAGTACGTTGCGGAGTTCCGCGATGCGCTGGTGATCACGTTCGACCGGGTGGGTGCGGATGGTGAGGACAGCTTTGGGTCGCTGGTGGTTGAGAATCTGGAGAACCTGACCTCGAATGTGGACCGGTGGGTTGCGGCGAATGCACCCTATATAGAGTGCGTGGTGCCGATCGAGCGGGCGCTGCTGGCGAGGGATGGGCAGGAGGCGCCTAATCCGCCAATCCAGATGATGCTTTGCGGCACGGTGGAGCGGATGCGGCGGGCGGAGGCGCACCTGCTGGAGCATCCGCAGGTGACGGCAGCGGGTGTGGCGGCGAGCGAGGCGAGACCGGGGGCTACGATTGCGCTGAGTCGGACGGAGTATCCGGCGCGGGACCTGAGTATCGTCGATATTCTTCCTGCCGGGTGCAGCAAGGGCGTGGCGCTGCTGCGGCTCGCCGAGGGCTGGGGAATTCAGCCGGAGGAGTTGATGGCGATTGGGGATAACTGGAACGATGTTTCGATGCTGGAGATCGCGGGGCGGGCGGTGCTGATGAAGAACGCTCCGGAGGATCTGAAGGTGGTTGCCCTGGAACGAGGCTGGGCGATCGGTGGACATCATGATGCCGATGGAGTGGCTGAGGCGATTGAGGCGGTTTTGAGTGAGCAGGAAGTGGTCCTGGCTTAG
- a CDS encoding lysylphosphatidylglycerol synthase transmembrane domain-containing protein, which translates to MKKRNAIFLVILIALAVTVFLNRGRIHFDWSAFMLQLRTVSLGHLAAGIALIWGTFWLRAWRWSIFISPTKKVPFTRLVGSQFIGFTAVALFGRLADLTRPYLLAKRVDLSLSSQVAVYTIERMFDLAAAAIIFSTAMAVTPKGLPHHDLFVRVGLGSLVVTVAIAVFAVSVRIAGGAVAAFARTTIGRLSKPAGESFATKVLGFRDGLNTLASFQDFLLVLAISLTMWGMIGGAYYETAHAFVRTPELAGLTFSRTMLLMAASIGGGLLTLPIIGWFTQIAAMAAAMQAFYGAPIEAATACGALLLVVTMLSIVPVGLIFAQIEQVSLKPAAIEHEAIAGVDAAE; encoded by the coding sequence ATGAAGAAACGCAATGCCATCTTCCTCGTCATCCTGATCGCGTTAGCGGTGACCGTCTTTCTGAATCGCGGCAGAATTCACTTCGACTGGAGCGCGTTTATGCTGCAGTTGCGGACGGTGAGCCTGGGCCATCTGGCTGCGGGTATTGCGTTGATCTGGGGGACGTTCTGGCTGCGGGCGTGGCGCTGGTCGATCTTTATCTCGCCTACGAAGAAGGTGCCATTTACCCGGCTGGTGGGGTCGCAGTTTATTGGGTTTACGGCGGTCGCGCTGTTTGGGCGGCTTGCGGATCTGACGCGCCCTTATCTGCTGGCGAAGCGGGTGGATCTTTCGCTGAGTTCGCAGGTGGCGGTGTATACGATCGAGCGAATGTTCGACCTGGCGGCGGCGGCGATCATCTTCTCGACGGCGATGGCGGTGACGCCGAAAGGTCTGCCGCATCACGATCTTTTCGTGCGCGTTGGCTTGGGCAGCCTTGTGGTGACTGTGGCGATTGCGGTGTTTGCGGTCTCGGTCCGGATTGCGGGTGGTGCTGTCGCGGCGTTTGCGCGGACTACGATTGGGCGACTCTCAAAACCTGCGGGTGAGAGCTTTGCGACGAAGGTGCTTGGGTTTCGGGATGGGCTGAATACGCTGGCTTCGTTCCAGGATTTTCTGCTGGTACTGGCGATCTCGCTGACGATGTGGGGGATGATCGGCGGGGCATACTATGAGACGGCACATGCGTTTGTGCGGACGCCGGAGCTGGCGGGACTGACCTTTTCGCGCACGATGCTGCTGATGGCGGCGAGCATTGGCGGCGGTCTGCTGACGCTGCCGATCATCGGCTGGTTTACACAGATTGCGGCTATGGCGGCGGCGATGCAGGCGTTCTACGGAGCGCCGATCGAAGCGGCCACGGCATGCGGTGCGTTGCTACTGGTGGTGACAATGCTGTCGATTGTGCCGGTGGGGCTGATCTTCGCGCAGATTGAGCAGGTGAGTTTGAAGCCGGCGGCGATCGAGCATGAGGCGATTGCGGGTGTGGACGCGGCGGAGTGA
- a CDS encoding DUF2062 domain-containing protein — MNEPIHHGWLYRRFILPVLALLRMGASPEKLAWSIAIGLMIGINPLLGSTTILCLAIAFVFRLNVAASQLANHVVYPLEILLVVPFIRVGSRLFHTAPLPLSPGSLLKAARVNPIALTRQLWLWEGHALLVWLVLAIVAAPPLALALTPILRRLLIRIDRHQYPILPSDSSL, encoded by the coding sequence GTGAACGAACCCATCCATCACGGCTGGCTCTACCGCCGTTTCATCCTACCCGTCCTTGCCTTGCTGCGGATGGGAGCGAGCCCGGAGAAGCTTGCCTGGAGCATCGCGATCGGGTTGATGATTGGCATCAACCCGTTACTCGGCAGCACGACGATCCTTTGCCTTGCGATTGCATTTGTCTTCCGTCTCAATGTTGCTGCCTCGCAGCTTGCGAATCATGTCGTCTACCCGCTTGAGATACTGCTGGTCGTTCCGTTTATCCGCGTTGGGAGTCGTCTCTTTCATACAGCACCGTTGCCGCTCTCTCCGGGTTCTCTGCTCAAAGCGGCTCGTGTCAATCCCATCGCTCTTACGCGTCAACTCTGGCTTTGGGAAGGTCACGCTTTGCTGGTGTGGCTTGTGTTGGCCATCGTTGCTGCACCTCCACTTGCCCTTGCTCTCACTCCGATTTTGAGACGCCTTCTGATCCGCATCGATCGGCATCAATATCCCATTCTGCCGTCAGACTCTTCGCTCTAG
- a CDS encoding phospholipase C/P1 nuclease family protein: MKPLYTLPMGRLLSALRFSAAVVLLPIVTAQPSFAWGSDGHKLINRLAGTALPADVPAFLRSPAAIDALGYYGPEPDRWRSPAEPELNAAQAPEHFIDLEYADLVGTLPRRRYDFIRALAAAQAAHPDIPLTPEKVGLQPYVTIEIYERLKSSMRDYRTLLAAKQDTKPVECEITFLAGWLGHYVADGSMPLHTTMQYNGWTGPNPNGYTTEHHIHAQFESDFVAANVKPADVAPLIAAKPVVLNDVFAEYVIYLRHSHTLVEKVYELEKTGAFKGAGTPDGKTMVDQQLAAGATELRDIIYTAWIKSADPVPEYRPAKAGS, encoded by the coding sequence ATGAAGCCTCTATATACTTTGCCCATGGGCAGACTCCTCTCCGCACTTCGCTTCTCAGCAGCAGTTGTTCTGCTCCCGATCGTCACCGCACAGCCATCGTTTGCATGGGGTTCTGACGGCCACAAGCTGATCAATCGCCTGGCAGGCACCGCGTTGCCCGCAGACGTTCCAGCCTTCCTGCGCTCGCCCGCAGCCATCGACGCGCTGGGTTACTACGGTCCTGAGCCCGATCGCTGGCGCTCGCCCGCAGAGCCTGAACTGAACGCCGCACAAGCGCCCGAGCACTTCATCGACCTCGAATACGCAGACCTGGTTGGAACGTTGCCGCGCCGACGCTACGACTTCATTCGCGCTCTAGCCGCCGCCCAAGCAGCACATCCAGACATTCCGCTGACCCCCGAAAAGGTAGGTCTGCAGCCGTACGTCACTATCGAGATCTACGAGCGGCTCAAGAGCTCCATGCGCGACTACCGAACGCTTCTCGCCGCCAAGCAGGACACCAAACCAGTCGAGTGTGAGATCACCTTTCTCGCTGGCTGGCTAGGCCACTACGTAGCGGACGGCTCCATGCCCCTCCACACAACCATGCAATACAACGGATGGACGGGGCCAAATCCGAATGGCTACACGACAGAGCATCACATCCACGCACAGTTCGAGAGTGACTTCGTTGCCGCGAACGTGAAGCCAGCCGATGTAGCTCCGTTGATCGCAGCCAAGCCAGTCGTCCTGAACGACGTCTTCGCCGAATACGTAATCTATCTTCGACACTCACATACGCTGGTCGAAAAGGTCTACGAGCTGGAGAAGACGGGAGCATTCAAAGGAGCAGGAACGCCGGACGGCAAGACCATGGTCGATCAGCAACTAGCTGCAGGAGCAACAGAGTTGCGCGACATCATCTACACCGCATGGATCAAGTCCGCCGATCCAGTGCCTGAGTATCGACCAGCAAAGGCAGGAAGCTAG
- a CDS encoding lysophospholipid acyltransferase family protein, whose protein sequence is MLAGMFVEAGTELILKRPSTREKRADWLHRFCARSMRRMGITVTVHGRFPERGSLITNHQTYLDIVMLASLHPCVFVSKAELVSVPVLGWMTTMSGTVFVERGRGGSALRASAGMKAVSKAGLPVVFFPEGTTTSGREMLPFRSGLLSQAMASGEPITAGYIKYTMGANNGSDVSVEENVSWGNLPMFTHIFTFLGLRGVHVDVHFGDAPIRFSSDLMHRKAAAIEAHAAVLLLKPL, encoded by the coding sequence ATGCTGGCTGGAATGTTCGTAGAAGCAGGAACTGAACTGATCCTCAAGCGACCCTCAACCAGGGAGAAACGCGCAGACTGGCTTCATCGCTTCTGTGCTCGCTCGATGCGGCGCATGGGCATAACCGTTACCGTTCACGGGCGCTTTCCAGAGCGAGGCTCGCTCATCACCAATCACCAGACGTACCTCGACATCGTGATGCTTGCGTCGCTTCATCCATGCGTCTTTGTCTCCAAGGCTGAACTCGTCAGCGTGCCTGTTCTCGGATGGATGACGACGATGTCAGGCACAGTCTTCGTAGAGCGTGGTCGAGGTGGATCCGCGTTGCGCGCGAGCGCTGGCATGAAGGCCGTTTCGAAAGCTGGTCTGCCGGTGGTCTTCTTTCCCGAAGGAACGACGACAAGTGGAAGGGAAATGTTGCCGTTTCGCTCTGGTCTCCTCTCGCAGGCGATGGCTTCTGGAGAGCCAATCACCGCTGGTTACATCAAGTACACGATGGGTGCGAACAATGGGTCCGATGTCTCGGTTGAGGAGAACGTGAGTTGGGGCAATCTCCCGATGTTCACGCACATCTTCACCTTCCTCGGATTGCGCGGCGTCCATGTTGACGTCCACTTCGGTGATGCGCCGATCAGGTTTTCAAGTGACTTGATGCATAGAAAGGCAGCAGCAATCGAGGCGCACGCGGCTGTCCTTCTACTGAAGCCACTCTGA
- the udk gene encoding uridine kinase, translating into MSAGEQLPLYHQRPFILGIGGCSGSGKTTLARELTSQLNATLLPLDFYYHDLSHLPPDERAQQNFDHPDSLESDLLAHHVATLADGRAIDRPVYDFATHSRVAGVTESVQTAKVLIVEGILALHYESLRKLYDFSIYVNAPHSLCLTRRIHRDVRERGRSEASVRDQYEATARPMADMFVLPSAAHATVTVEGTDALDWSVEQILQRLRRAIT; encoded by the coding sequence GTGAGTGCCGGCGAACAACTTCCGCTCTACCACCAGCGTCCTTTCATCCTTGGCATCGGCGGCTGCTCCGGCTCCGGCAAGACGACGCTTGCCCGTGAGCTAACCTCCCAACTCAACGCCACGCTGCTTCCGCTGGACTTCTACTATCACGACCTCAGCCACCTGCCGCCTGACGAGCGCGCGCAACAGAACTTCGACCACCCTGACTCGCTCGAATCGGATCTCCTCGCGCACCACGTCGCCACGCTCGCAGATGGCCGTGCGATCGATCGCCCCGTCTACGATTTTGCAACTCATAGCCGTGTCGCGGGCGTGACAGAAAGCGTGCAGACGGCCAAGGTGCTCATCGTCGAAGGCATTCTCGCGCTGCACTACGAGTCGTTGCGCAAGCTGTACGACTTCAGCATCTACGTCAACGCTCCACACTCACTCTGCCTCACGCGACGAATCCACCGGGACGTCCGCGAGCGCGGTCGCTCAGAGGCCTCCGTCCGTGATCAATACGAGGCCACGGCGCGACCCATGGCCGATATGTTTGTACTCCCGTCCGCAGCACACGCTACGGTAACGGTTGAAGGAACAGACGCACTCGACTGGTCGGTAGAACAGATACTCCAACGACTTCGCCGGGCAATTACTTGA
- a CDS encoding lysophospholipid acyltransferase family protein, producing the protein MSKLCRSLYRSAYLLILLIAASIDGRIRRPKVGAEGAIWIHNWCHRIVNALRIECTIKGSLPTSGAVVSNHLSYLDILLYSATTPFVMVAKKELRSWPLLGWLTAQAGTVYVQRSEDRRPGELRQEHSEVNGMMAEAYASGLPVLFFPEGTTTDGEQVLPFRRGLFHSVLNGGIPLRTAALQFQVGERDRTAIVGRDVCFVGDALFGPHIFQCLGLHELKAQIKFGGEVLQREDRFVLSQSAHAAVSELHGSLADRPKYASEIERRYEKSHWPEGLANAPERP; encoded by the coding sequence ATGAGCAAGCTCTGCCGTTCGCTGTATCGAAGCGCTTATCTTCTTATCCTGCTGATTGCGGCGAGTATCGACGGTCGTATTCGCAGGCCGAAGGTCGGTGCGGAAGGTGCGATCTGGATTCATAACTGGTGTCATCGCATCGTGAATGCGCTGCGCATCGAATGTACGATTAAGGGTTCGCTTCCGACCAGCGGAGCCGTTGTCTCAAACCATCTCAGCTATCTCGATATTCTGCTCTACAGCGCAACAACTCCTTTTGTGATGGTGGCTAAGAAGGAGCTTCGGAGTTGGCCGCTTTTAGGTTGGCTGACTGCGCAGGCTGGAACCGTTTATGTGCAGAGGTCAGAGGATCGTAGACCGGGCGAGCTTCGGCAGGAGCATTCCGAGGTGAATGGGATGATGGCCGAAGCGTACGCGAGCGGTCTTCCAGTGCTCTTCTTTCCGGAGGGAACGACGACGGATGGAGAGCAGGTTCTCCCATTTCGGCGAGGACTTTTTCACTCGGTGCTGAACGGTGGGATTCCGCTTCGAACGGCTGCGTTGCAGTTTCAGGTAGGCGAGAGAGATCGAACTGCGATTGTTGGACGCGATGTCTGCTTTGTGGGCGATGCTCTCTTTGGACCGCACATCTTTCAATGTCTCGGGCTGCACGAGCTTAAAGCGCAGATCAAGTTCGGTGGCGAAGTCTTGCAGCGAGAGGATCGTTTTGTGTTGTCCCAGAGTGCTCATGCTGCGGTGTCCGAGCTTCATGGCAGTCTTGCAGATCGGCCAAAATATGCGTCGGAGATTGAGCGTCGCTATGAGAAGAGTCATTGGCCCGAAGGTCTGGCGAACGCCCCAGAACGGCCATGA
- a CDS encoding lytic transglycosylase domain-containing protein: MMVRRYIRHGIRLLAVIAAVCPLARAAEHVTLKNGFEFDCVRREADGERVRLYLLGGKSNDVSNYFEVAASAIVKVEALPDEIPAPAIVKAAAIVQTAVAPTTAEMTVMLARAGEQHHIDADMLASVIKAESGGHVRAVSRTGARGLMQLMPGTATQLGVKDSFQADQNIAGGTAYFDQLMTRYHDNVAFALAAYNAGPGAVDRWHGIPPYRETQAYVARVIREFNRRKMLALTASAP; this comes from the coding sequence ATGATGGTTCGGCGTTACATTCGGCACGGTATCCGTTTGCTTGCAGTGATCGCGGCTGTTTGCCCGCTGGCGCGGGCGGCGGAGCACGTGACGCTGAAGAATGGCTTTGAGTTTGACTGTGTGCGGCGTGAGGCGGACGGGGAACGGGTTCGGCTCTACCTGCTTGGCGGGAAGAGCAATGATGTATCCAATTACTTTGAGGTTGCGGCTTCGGCGATTGTGAAGGTTGAGGCGCTTCCTGATGAGATCCCCGCTCCGGCGATTGTGAAAGCGGCGGCGATAGTTCAAACGGCAGTAGCTCCTACGACGGCAGAGATGACGGTAATGCTTGCCCGGGCCGGGGAGCAGCACCATATTGATGCGGACATGCTGGCGAGTGTGATCAAGGCCGAGAGCGGTGGTCATGTTCGGGCTGTCTCGCGGACTGGCGCCAGGGGCTTGATGCAGTTGATGCCGGGAACGGCTACACAGCTTGGGGTGAAGGATTCGTTTCAGGCGGACCAGAATATTGCTGGCGGAACGGCATACTTCGACCAGTTGATGACGCGTTATCACGATAATGTGGCTTTTGCGCTGGCAGCGTATAACGCCGGACCTGGTGCGGTAGACCGATGGCATGGTATCCCGCCGTATCGCGAGACGCAGGCGTATGTGGCGCGCGTGATTCGGGAGTTCAACCGCCGTAAGATGTTAGCGCTGACCGCCAGTGCACCGTAA
- a CDS encoding GNAT family N-acetyltransferase: MLIAAGQSAPVFVSTSIPALLPDVSTVDQLPSKKDIRLETGAYVARLALTDRERIAAFRLRFLVFNLEMQEGLESAYVDGYDVDRYDQVCDHLIVEEKSTGEIVGTYRIQMGDVAGRYFGYYSEQEFDFAPFAGMREQIVELGRACIQRDHRSTEVLHLLWRGIARYALANGGRYMMGCCSLTSQDPEMGHAVYESLRGFMVEPNLLTVPTTAFKLPASSKPMLGMRAPKLLRAYLTIGAKICGAPAIDREFKTIDFLTLLDLQTLHPRMATRFLEGC; the protein is encoded by the coding sequence ATGCTTATTGCTGCAGGTCAGTCCGCTCCTGTCTTCGTCTCCACTTCGATTCCAGCCCTGCTTCCTGATGTCTCGACCGTAGATCAGCTTCCATCCAAGAAGGACATTCGGCTTGAGACAGGAGCATACGTGGCTCGTCTTGCGCTTACGGATCGAGAGCGCATTGCTGCATTTCGCCTTCGCTTCCTGGTATTCAACCTGGAGATGCAGGAAGGTCTTGAATCGGCTTACGTTGATGGCTATGACGTCGATCGCTACGACCAGGTCTGCGACCATCTGATCGTCGAGGAGAAGTCGACCGGCGAGATCGTTGGAACCTATCGGATCCAGATGGGCGATGTTGCTGGCCGATACTTCGGCTATTACAGCGAGCAGGAGTTTGACTTTGCTCCGTTCGCTGGCATGAGAGAGCAGATCGTGGAACTCGGTAGAGCCTGCATTCAGCGCGACCATCGCTCGACCGAGGTGCTGCATCTTCTGTGGCGCGGCATCGCTCGGTACGCACTCGCGAATGGTGGAAGATACATGATGGGCTGCTGCAGCCTGACCTCGCAGGATCCTGAAATGGGTCATGCGGTGTACGAGTCGCTGCGGGGGTTTATGGTGGAGCCAAATCTGCTCACGGTTCCTACAACTGCGTTCAAGCTTCCTGCCAGCAGTAAGCCGATGCTTGGTATGCGAGCGCCGAAGCTGTTGCGTGCCTATCTTACGATCGGGGCCAAGATCTGCGGTGCTCCTGCGATTGATCGGGAGTTCAAGACGATTGACTTCCTTACCTTGCTTGACCTGCAGACGCTTCATCCGCGCATGGCAACACGCTTTCTCGAGGGCTGCTAA